One genomic window of Bacillus mycoides includes the following:
- the ald gene encoding alanine dehydrogenase — protein sequence MRIGIPTEIKNNENRVAMTPAGAVHLVQNGHEVFVQKGSGVGSGFTDEEYVQAGAKLVETAEEAWNQDMVMKVKEPVASEYGYFREGLILFTYLHLAPEPELTKALIDNKVVSIAYETVQLDNRSLPLLAPMSEVAGRMSAQIGAQFLEKNKGGKGILLAGVPGVKRGKVTIIGGGQAGTNAAKIAVGLGADVTIIDLSAERLRQLDDIFGNQVKTLMSNPYNIAEAVRESDLVIGAVLIPGAKAPKLVTEEMIQSMEPGSVVVDIAIDQGGIFETTDRITTHDNPTYEKHGVVHYAVANMPGAVPRTSTLALTNVTVPYAVQIANKGYKEACLGNAALLKGINTLDGYVTFEAVAEAHGLQYADAKELLEKAPALS from the coding sequence ATGCGTATCGGTATTCCAACAGAAATTAAAAACAATGAAAACCGCGTGGCAATGACGCCAGCGGGAGCTGTACATTTAGTGCAAAATGGTCATGAAGTTTTTGTTCAAAAAGGATCAGGTGTAGGATCAGGCTTTACAGATGAAGAATACGTACAAGCTGGTGCGAAACTTGTTGAAACTGCTGAAGAAGCATGGAATCAAGATATGGTTATGAAGGTAAAAGAGCCAGTTGCAAGTGAATACGGTTATTTCCGTGAAGGTTTAATTTTATTCACATATTTACACTTAGCTCCAGAGCCAGAATTAACAAAAGCATTAATTGATAACAAAGTGGTATCAATTGCATACGAAACAGTACAATTAGACAATCGTTCTTTACCATTACTTGCACCAATGAGTGAAGTTGCAGGTCGTATGTCTGCGCAAATCGGTGCACAGTTCCTTGAGAAAAACAAAGGCGGAAAAGGTATTTTACTTGCAGGTGTTCCAGGGGTTAAACGCGGTAAAGTAACAATTATCGGCGGTGGTCAAGCTGGTACAAACGCAGCGAAAATTGCAGTAGGTTTAGGTGCAGATGTAACAATCATCGACTTAAGTGCAGAACGTCTTCGTCAATTAGATGATATTTTTGGAAACCAAGTAAAAACGTTAATGTCTAACCCGTACAACATTGCAGAAGCTGTAAGAGAATCTGATCTTGTAATCGGTGCGGTATTAATCCCAGGTGCAAAAGCGCCAAAACTTGTAACAGAAGAAATGATTCAATCAATGGAACCAGGTTCTGTCGTTGTAGATATTGCGATTGACCAAGGTGGTATTTTCGAAACAACTGACCGTATTACAACTCATGACAACCCAACTTATGAGAAACATGGTGTTGTTCACTATGCAGTTGCAAATATGCCAGGTGCGGTTCCACGTACATCAACTCTTGCATTAACAAACGTAACAGTACCATATGCAGTACAAATTGCTAACAAAGGCTACAAAGAAGCTTGCCTAGGCAACGCTGCATTATTAAAAGGTATTAACACATTAGATGGCTATGTAACATTCGAAGCAGTTGCAGAAGCGCACGGCTTACAATACGCTGATGCAAAAGAGCTTCTTGAAAAAGCTCCTGCTTTATCATAA